The following proteins are co-located in the Phaeodactylum tricornutum CCAP 1055/1 PHATR_bd_25x34 genomic scaffold, whole genome shotgun sequence genome:
- the PtRabX1 gene encoding predicted protein (rab-type small GTPase, ortholog of T. pseudonana TPS_105101) — translation MENNGGQPRPLQLGAKGAYIVRLLMVGDSACGKTSLVLRFDQNVFSTKFVTTIGVDYRDKMVKIEGAQMRLQLWDTAGQERFRSLTSNFFGRADGFVLTYDISNRPSFDHVIGWMRDIKTRAPPDCDIVLCGNKSDLDNDRVVTYDEGKLLADEYGVQFFETSALTGHNVERTFTALATTIKHKRIDEFEGTPSIRGAPSTDSASAAGDHRTVNLSSAGEKREGQKPGCC, via the exons ATGGAAAACAACGGAGGCCAACCGCGTCCGCTTCAATTGGGTGCCAAAGGCGCCTATATCGTCAG GTTGTTGATGGTCGGAGATTCGGCTTGTGGAAAGACGTCCTTAGTGTTACGGTTTGACCAAAATGTCTTTTCGACAAAGTTTGTAACGACGATAGGTGTTGACTACAGAGATAAAATGGTGAAG ATCGAGGGCGCCCAAATGCGGTTGCAGCTCTGGGACACAGCAGGGCAAGAGCGCTTTCGTAGTTTGACTTCGAATTTCTTTGGCCGTGCCGATGGTTTTGTACTCACTTACGATATTTCTAATCGCCCTTCTTTTGACCATGTCATCGGGTGGATGCGAGATATCAAAACTAGAGCACCACCGGACTGTGACATTGTCCTATGCGGAAACAAAAGTGATCTTGACAACGACCGGGTCGTCACGTACGACGAGGGCAAGCTGCTTGCGGACGAATACGGTGTGCAGTTCTTTGAGACTTCAGCCCTGACGGGTCACAACGTCGAAAGAACGTTTACAGCACTTGCGACGACCATCAAGCACAAGAGAATCGATGAATTCGAAGGCACCCCTTCCATTCGAGGAGCTCCGAGTACAGACAGTGCTTCCGCTGCTGGAGATCATCGAACGGTGAATTTGTCGTCAGCTGGTGAAAAAAGGGAGGGACAAAAGCCTGGATGTTGCTAA
- a CDS encoding predicted protein, which yields RYKREFDEVGLLSSGSFGQVFRATNKMDGFNYAVKRVPFNATGFSSDSVQQVVREVHCLAVCDHPNVVRYYTSWLEPRKKAAGPSYQYQICLYIQMQLCHPATLADWIRERNRKLHDEHAGNRLVFAADIFSQLCDGLAHVHSKGIVHRDLKPANVFASQDEKVQFKIGDFGLSKMIESTCGNDTWRDPLTAGVGTASYAAPEQVSSGSYGKEADIFSLGLI from the exons CGGTATAAACGGGAATTTGATGAAGTAGGACTACTGTCATCTGGATCATTTGGACAGGTATTTCGAGCGACGAATAAAATGGATGGGTTCAACTACGCAGTAAAACGAGTTCCATTCAACGCCACTGGCTTTTCCAGTGATTCAGTACAGCAGGTTGTCCGAGAGGTACATTGTCTTGCTGTGTGCGATCACCCTAATGTGGTCCGATATTATACAAGCTGGCTGGAGCCGA gaaaaaaagCCGCGGGGCCAAGCTACCAATACCAAATATGTTTGTATATTCAAATGCAATTGTGCCACCCTGCAACACTGGCCGACTGGATTCGTGAGCGCAATCGAAAGCTTCACGACGAACATGCTGGAAACCGTCTTGTTTTTGCCGCCGATATTTTTTCTCAGCTTTGCGACGGTTTGGCGCATGTGCATTCGAAAGGGATTGTTCATCGCGATTTAAAGCCTGCAAACGTTTTTGCCAGCCAAGACGAAAAGGTGCAGTTCAAGATTGGGGATTTTGGACTTAGCAAGATGATTGAGTC AACTTGTGGGAACGACACATGGCGCGACCCGTTAACAGCGGGAGTTGGCACAGCATCGTATGCTGCCCCTGAGCAAGTTTCCTCTGGGTCTTATGGGAAGGAAGCAGATATTTTCAGTCTAGGATTGATTTGA
- a CDS encoding predicted protein, producing EDIVAAFHDADIDRSGSLNLDEVRRLMHRMDPDFPLDEIRALLKFVDVDEDGQITLEEFKRLFRQ from the coding sequence GAGGAtattgttgctgcttttcATGACGCAGACATCGACCGCTCAGGGTCTTTAAATCTCGATGAGGTGCGACGATTAATGCACCGCATGGATCCCGACTTTCCTTTGGACGAGATTCGTGCTCTACTCAAATTCGTCGATGTAGACGAGGATGGACAGATTACTTTGGAAGAGTTTAAACGTCTCTTTCGTCAG
- a CDS encoding predicted protein, with amino-acid sequence MLLSTVSRISPKVALKKISRRYTNSSAFKTETDALLRIFDNGGHPNISGLRDMYEDHNFYYLILDLVTGGEMFEHLIHYGAYSEADAARLMYEVASALAFLHGVGVVHADLKPENLLLSTKNRMDGTIKMIDFGCAPYVATGLIYTYVCAQISFSQPLLYRFQMDMWSVGVILYIMLTGVHPFDVKGVSTDDEIADHIRQNPEPPFSRELVGHLSESAGDLILRLMERDPAKRITAYEMLQHPWV; translated from the exons ATGCTACTCTCAACGGTCTCACGTATCTCCCCAAAGGTTGCTCTCAAGAAGATATCTCGCAGATATACCAATTCCTCGGCCTTCAAAACTGAAACAGACGCCCTTTTACGAATTTTTGACAACGGAGGGCATCCCAATATATCAGGACTCCGAGATATGTACGAAGACCATAACTTTTACTATCTAATCTTGGACCTAGTCACTGGAGGAGAAATGTTCGAGCACCTGATTCATTATGGTGCATATAGCGAGGCAGATGCTGCAAGATTGATGTACGAGGTGGCCAGCGCATTGGCTTTCCTTCATGGAGTCGGTGTGGTTCATGCCGATCTTAAACCTGAGAATTTGTTGCTATCAACGAAGAACAGAATGGACGGAACGATCAAGATGATTGATTTTGGCTGCGCA CCGTACGTTGCTACCGGTCTCATCTATACCTATGTGTGTGCTCAAATTTCATTCTCACAACCTCTGCTTTATCGTTTTCAGATGGATATGTGGAGCGTTGGCGTGATTCTTTATATCATGCTCACCGGTGTTCATCCCTTTGATGTCAAAGGCGTAAGTACAGATGACGAGATCGCCGATCATATCCGGCAAAACCCTGAACCCCCCTTTTCTCGAGAGCTTGTTGGTCATCTGTCTGAATCCGCTGGGGATCTTATTTTGAGACTGATGGAAAGAGATCCGGCTAAGAGAATTACCGCCTATGAAATGTTGCAGCACCCCTGGGTA
- a CDS encoding predicted protein, giving the protein MGDDVHKQKSLAFFFSRADPTVKTAKNHDYLASRGQGIRLLPTLEGLISFRNSLQLVQIQQANGATNGWVQSIGCSRKLSRFLSTSKEEGPDHEISTYLAETHRIDSQLHDGILKALQSVYGKEMKLSQVEAFGKAGLMALSEAVEADRNRKRSAKIRPSKLVTFTIPHHSTTFQLKWRQGQSVLDVAKSAAGEELLGEYMEGTCGGQMSCCTCHVYLDEKTFTVLPPPCEAELDMLDLAFEPCETSRLGCQVFLKNGLLETDHEIVVTIPADVNNVWK; this is encoded by the exons ATGGGAGACGACGTACACAAACAGAAAAGCctcgcctttttcttttctcgaGCAGATCCAACCGTGAAAACGGCCAAGAACCACGACTATCTTGCGTCGAGAGGGCAAG GAATCCGACTTTTGCCGACACTCGAGGGGTTGATCTCGTTTCGGAatagtttacagttagtacaAATCCAACAAGCCAATGGCGCCACCAATGGTTGGGTTCAGTCTATCGGATGCAGTCGAAAATTAAGTAGATTTTTGTCAACATCGAAAGAGGAAGGACCTGATCACGAAATAAGCACTTACCTGGCAGAAACCCACCGCATCGATTCACAATTGCATGACGGAATTCTGAAGGCCTTGCAATCCGTGTACGGCAAGGAAATGAAACTTTCACAAGTCGAAGCCTTTGGTAAAGCGGGACTAATGGCGTTGTCGGAAGCGGTCGAAGCAGATCGAAATCGCAAGCGGAGTGCGAAAATACGACCGTCCAAGTTGGTAACGTTTACTATTCCCCACCATTCAACTACCTTTCAATTAAAGTGGAGACAGGGACAGTCGGTTCTGGATGTCGCTAAAAGCGCAGCAGGCGAGGAACTTCTTGGCGAGTACATGGAAGGAACATGCGGTGGCCAAATGAGCTGCTGTACTTGTCACGTATACTTGGATGAAAAAACATTCACTGTTTTGCCACCGCCTTGCGAGGCGGAACTCGACATGTTAGATCTCGCGTTCGAGCCATGCGAAACATCTAGACTGGGCTGCCAAGTGTTTTTGAAAAACGGGCTTCTGGAAACGGATCACGAGATCGTAGTAACGATTCCTGCGGATGTAAATAATGTCTGGAAGTAA